From Candidatus Omnitrophota bacterium, a single genomic window includes:
- a CDS encoding DEAD/DEAH box helicase, whose product TKITGFNKKGGGSPRVEIAEAFNSKGELLDGNYMNIFKTAGFAAPAASFSASAELWKKNPKKMDEDYYNEMRYRNKPALPGEIHTGFEDTGKEYKWQDGGTSRIYATNFNSKQPKLVNGERKLTDTNMKMEVEVDNEGRIVDKLLREVLDDPEIFSGKDLDRSFEKALNAEKETWVTVSPSSYMANETLHHHLPVKYDGLGAPIITKGEFAGKRLDEVVSGNKVKGSFYREPGEEKLPIKVGGRVRFKRPGTGQWEEGDLVAKTRNSFSIHTDDGNDFTVNRVAAVRRKKQLIPKSGAIGEVTDENMIKIYLPKGKAKEFARVPGTLVEGNTVTVDLGGSFEHVRDMLGGISLRDDAKKLVDHYYDSRKKMAKQKDVRMLEPYGEEHLRKGAPGLSGVGLKETYDWYDSEGTKHTDPLILEPHQRSAVEAISRTGSHVLGHGMGTGKTLSGIAGALNLHKQGNAKKTLILCSSGNRDNWHEQLSNFTTEEPTIYGNSGETKRKNGKYSAGGKESNSFFNVVGYEMFRNNPEKYLDGVDTVIVDEAHHVKNTGAELRKSLDRAGGQLKNRIMLSGTPMENSPDELYSLINYSTAGRHNLGTKKEFMESYTVKAKSEKGRGQVTLMNPEKLKDLGEKLAPHMQYKSTSELEGRKTPNKEEKTHYLDMTDMQKKMYKGLKGLKPEEQRALKNDRDAIRAGKNVQSSQLSEVAMRKLWTQRQTANTAYATDNSKSIEEKYAESPKAQKAYELMLEHFKQVPDGKIVLFSGQTGEETQSGAHLLEHVAKKVQANLGYDYGKYLGKSSKGRSGTSEVERQRAAKEFKDPAGNNRIIIVSDAGSEGINLRTASMLINFDAEWNPMKMEQRKARALRLDSKRKNVAIHNLVMNDTSEGADDSVDKLIEEIGAHKAKIAQQIESAVKTADIRGPRYNNINPSNIRKWGVVDGLRKSMSGLFIPVKPESRLVIGIRKNPPLILK is encoded by the coding sequence GGACAAAGATTACCGGCTTCAACAAGAAGGGCGGCGGCTCGCCTCGCGTTGAGATAGCGGAAGCATTCAACAGCAAGGGTGAGCTTCTGGACGGCAACTACATGAACATCTTCAAAACGGCTGGTTTTGCTGCGCCTGCCGCCAGCTTCTCCGCTTCTGCCGAGCTTTGGAAGAAAAACCCGAAGAAGATGGATGAAGACTATTACAACGAAATGCGATACCGGAATAAGCCTGCTCTGCCGGGTGAGATACATACCGGCTTTGAGGATACCGGGAAAGAGTATAAGTGGCAGGACGGCGGCACATCGCGGATATACGCAACGAACTTCAACTCCAAGCAGCCTAAGCTGGTAAACGGCGAGCGAAAGCTTACTGATACCAATATGAAGATGGAAGTAGAGGTCGATAACGAAGGGAGAATCGTTGATAAACTACTTCGGGAAGTGCTTGATGACCCGGAAATATTCTCAGGCAAAGACCTTGATCGATCATTCGAAAAGGCTTTAAATGCCGAAAAAGAAACATGGGTAACGGTTTCCCCGTCTTCATATATGGCAAATGAAACGCTGCACCATCACCTGCCCGTTAAATACGACGGTCTGGGAGCGCCTATCATTACGAAGGGCGAATTTGCCGGTAAGAGGCTGGATGAAGTGGTATCCGGTAATAAAGTCAAAGGCTCATTCTATCGGGAACCCGGCGAGGAGAAACTTCCTATAAAGGTCGGTGGCCGTGTCAGGTTTAAGCGTCCGGGAACAGGCCAATGGGAAGAAGGAGATCTGGTCGCTAAGACCCGTAACTCTTTCAGTATACACACCGACGATGGGAATGACTTTACCGTCAATCGGGTGGCTGCTGTAAGGCGAAAAAAGCAACTTATACCGAAGTCCGGAGCCATTGGCGAAGTAACAGATGAAAATATGATAAAGATATATCTCCCGAAGGGTAAGGCTAAAGAGTTTGCCAGGGTTCCGGGAACGTTGGTGGAAGGTAACACAGTCACGGTAGACCTCGGGGGCTCATTTGAACACGTCCGGGATATGCTGGGTGGTATATCATTGAGGGATGATGCTAAGAAGCTGGTAGACCACTATTACGATAGTCGAAAGAAGATGGCGAAGCAAAAGGATGTCCGGATGTTGGAGCCTTACGGCGAAGAGCATCTTCGCAAGGGAGCACCGGGGCTTTCCGGTGTTGGCCTGAAAGAAACATATGATTGGTATGATAGCGAAGGGACAAAACACACTGACCCGCTGATTCTTGAGCCGCATCAAAGATCGGCTGTGGAGGCTATAAGCCGGACGGGAAGCCACGTTCTCGGGCATGGAATGGGAACGGGCAAGACTTTATCCGGAATCGCCGGGGCATTGAACCTGCATAAGCAGGGGAACGCAAAGAAGACCTTGATATTATGTTCCTCCGGGAACAGAGACAACTGGCATGAGCAGTTGAGCAACTTTACCACGGAAGAGCCGACGATCTACGGTAATAGTGGGGAAACAAAGAGGAAGAATGGCAAGTATTCAGCCGGGGGCAAAGAAAGTAACAGCTTCTTCAATGTCGTAGGCTATGAGATGTTCCGGAATAACCCTGAGAAGTATCTTGATGGTGTCGATACAGTCATCGTTGACGAAGCGCACCACGTAAAGAATACCGGGGCGGAGCTTCGCAAGTCCCTTGATCGTGCCGGTGGCCAGCTTAAAAACCGTATCATGCTATCCGGAACACCAATGGAGAACAGCCCGGACGAGCTTTACTCGCTTATCAACTACAGCACGGCGGGAAGACATAACCTCGGAACGAAAAAAGAGTTTATGGAAAGCTACACGGTTAAGGCTAAGAGTGAAAAGGGACGCGGCCAGGTAACATTGATGAACCCGGAGAAATTGAAAGACCTGGGAGAAAAGCTTGCCCCGCATATGCAGTATAAGAGCACCAGTGAGCTTGAGGGCCGTAAAACCCCGAATAAGGAAGAAAAAACCCACTATCTTGATATGACCGATATGCAGAAGAAGATGTATAAAGGGTTAAAGGGGTTGAAGCCGGAAGAGCAGAGGGCTTTAAAAAACGATAGGGATGCTATTAGGGCGGGTAAAAACGTTCAGTCTTCGCAGTTGTCGGAAGTGGCAATGCGGAAGTTGTGGACCCAGCGGCAGACAGCCAACACCGCCTATGCAACGGATAATAGCAAAAGCATCGAGGAAAAGTATGCCGAGTCTCCGAAAGCACAGAAAGCATATGAGCTTATGCTGGAGCATTTTAAACAAGTACCGGACGGTAAGATTGTCCTCTTCAGCGGTCAGACTGGCGAGGAAACGCAGAGCGGGGCGCATTTGCTTGAGCATGTAGCCAAGAAGGTTCAAGCTAACCTGGGGTATGATTATGGAAAATATCTTGGTAAGTCTTCCAAGGGTAGAAGTGGAACGTCTGAAGTTGAGCGGCAGCGGGCGGCGAAGGAGTTCAAAGACCCGGCTGGCAATAACCGTATTATCATCGTCAGCGACGCGGGCTCGGAGGGTATAAACCTGAGAACAGCTTCGATGCTTATAAACTTCGACGCTGAATGGAATCCGATGAAGATGGAACAGCGCAAGGCCCGTGCTCTTCGCTTGGATAGCAAGAGAAAGAACGTTGCTATCCATAACCTTGTGATGAATGACACTTCAGAAGGAGCGGATGATTCTGTCGATAAGCTTATCGAGGAGATCGGAGCGCATAAGGCGAAGATAGCGCAGCAGATCGAATCTGCGGTGAAGACAGCCGATATAAGGGGGCCGCGATACAACAACATTAACCCTTCCAATATACGCAAGTGGGGTGTTGTGGACGGCTTGAGAAAGTCCATGTCGGGATTGTTTATACCGGTGAAGCCCGAAAGCAGGCTTGTAATAGGGATAAGGAAGAATCCGCCGTTGATATTGAAGTAA